A region from the Ctenopharyngodon idella isolate HZGC_01 chromosome 13, HZGC01, whole genome shotgun sequence genome encodes:
- the trip11 gene encoding LOW QUALITY PROTEIN: thyroid receptor-interacting protein 11 (The sequence of the model RefSeq protein was modified relative to this genomic sequence to represent the inferred CDS: inserted 1 base in 1 codon), which produces MSSWLGGLGSGLGQSLGQVGGSLSSFTGQISNFTKDILLESAEEVGDAASELHVSNSRLQELETSYATQKSEYERLRRINSELEEKLEAAEIQIKQQSVEYRTLLQQKEVEISHLKARQSSLQEEVQKLQHSSQAATSSSFTDAAVLPVTTAATTTTSSSFLHRSSAVHQGFHGDEVDLSDVLWSQQEINRLSNEVHRLEADVAHWRRVAQASKLPGVDGNGDQGEVLKMQRTIKELREEMAREVDEHQHELAALQDAQRQKMAEISKRHREELAEYEERIEELEEQLQSEGGNVVQKSTTVQDSKLQDLQSTIQSLQEEAELQRKEYRDLLARLEEAEHHKAKIEREKEEANAENAELLQNYSRLQKSVNELQDRVQEQEGKSMLKAQHDNEIQELKKALAGAEKEMARLRSLSESGPTEEVEHADILELNTIIDTLRKEKEEMEREKLALVERLTLAEERHRAQESTGAVEQSQEISDLKSQLDRREQALKQAHLDIETLSTELEELDKQNQEATQHLIAVKDQLSLQKTQAEAEEARLQSELSSXLDQRRTLQLELEAQGEKLSQSAFSLNELHMAKQQLETTVKELREKLCKSQDLGRELRQESSDLKRALQERETELIALREELSHSGEQGNELEGHRKVLEAKDKEILDLRTELAEMKTSFERAVSEDFELKIENRKLKEESTQALDKIDSLERQIQDNQASLSRMSLEKDTRIEALKLEKSQLESELSQTEKQLSDQTKQYQQTIDELTRARSMDASALQTEHERMVKLNQEKDLTIAELRREMEQMVSDHKDTSEMLDITVAGQNQLTELLQEKDAFAETLKAQAVEMQQELECSVLRVTQDCDSLRRSVEEKDKQLGAMKEENSHLKEEIDRLRDQQSRPQLLSEPRTLDIITELETEVNQLKAARDQLEEEVQALRTVSEEQQATALQSQHSLQMLQSELEQARTRHEQSSLNYERLINAKDEEIALLQSEVEGLSTQGQSQIQSVDILQEDKTQSLNGENGNEKHDLSKVEIEKLVKGIREKETEINQLNEKNLSLTKQLDQLVVSQNELGKLSQMVLQKDLEIQALHARVSGGHGQDVMFLQQQLQAYAVEREQVLAVLNEKTRENSQLRSDYHRIMDIVAAKEAALLKLQQENQRLSTMSDPSGSQEMFRETIQNLSRIIREKDIEIDALTQKCQTLVSVLQASGASDSMSGGSGGVSSNQFEELLQERDTLKQQVKKMEEWKQQVITTVRNMQHESAQLQEELLRLQGQVSADSDCSSKLSVDYARLIQSYEQKEKKLGLLNQELAQVQQSISKLSSTKDVLLGKLGSVKQSPEISATIATQAFDTPNLKGAALPGQDESLHQELQSMQRTLAEKESMIRTLQENNHRLSNSASLSESEQRSHAEELKQAREKQESLQRSLREKDLLIKTKGDQLSQVSENLRNRENDNEVLKQAVTNLKERALILELDVKKLKEENEAIAAKAREKETEFRALQETNMQVSLLLREREFQFSAVNEKATAMEKMLKDKEQGKSGELNQLLNEVRSMQDKAVLFQQERDQVMMALKQKQMETSALQSELQHTRDKEQRLKQEVERLRNHLIEIEDSYTREALAAEDREGELRRRVTLLEERLASSSNAVESASQQASLQVESLQEQLNGAVRQRDEALIQLRASQDQVNQYAVSLSNLQMVLEQFQQEEKAMYSAELEKHKREKEEWRNKAENLGDHAAALQINLDEANAALESASRLTDQLDLKEEQIEDLKKQVDVRQEMLEEAQRKLMNLLNTTEGKVDKVLMKNLYLGYFHTPQNKRSEVLRLMGNVLGLDRDEVGELLQEEGKTGVTGWVSSWLGGRAVQSVPNTPQRPTHAQNLNSSFSEMFVKFLEVESTPARPAPKLPVYDIKPLSAPPPGRSTATTPASGVSGSGKRTGDSNPFLAPRSAAVPLLNTASAGSTAGAGGHLLMKPISDALPTFTPVPVSAEASGGAVLKDLLKQ; this is translated from the exons ATCTGAG taTGAACGCTTGCGGAGAATAAACTCTGAGCTGGAGGAGAAGCTAGAGGCAGCAGAGATTCAGATCAAACAGCAGTCAGTGGAATACAGAACCCTCCTGCAACAAAAAGAG GTGGAGATCAGTCACCTCAAGGCCCGTCAGAGTAGTCTGCAGGAGGAGGTTCAGAAACTCCAACACTCTTCTCAAGCTGCGACCAGCTCATCCTTCACCGATGCTGCTGTGCTTCCCGTCACTACTGCTGCTACTACCACTACTTCATCTTCCTTTCTGCACCGGTCCTCAGCTGTCCATCAAGGCTTCCATGGTGATGAGGTGGACCTCAGTGATGTCCTGTGGTCACAGCAGGAAATTAACCGTCTTTCCAATGAGGTGCATCGTCTTGAGGCTGATGTGGCCCATTGGAGGAGAGTTGCTCAG GCATCCAAGCTGCCAGGAGTTGATGGGAACGGAGACCAGGGTGAAGTTCTGAAAATGCAAAGAACGatcaag GAGCTGAGAGAGGAAATGGCACGGGAAGTGGATGAGCACCAGCACGAACTGGCAGCATTGCAGGATGCCCAGAGGCAGAAAATGGCTGAAATCTCAAAACGGCACAGGGAGGAGCTGGCAGAGTATGAGGAGAGAATCGAGGAGCTTGAGGAGCAGCTTCAGAGTG AAGGTGGAAATGTTGTCCAAAAATCAACCACAGTGCAGGACTCCAAACTTCAAGATCTGCAATCGACCATTCAGTCTTTACAGGAGGAGGCAGAGCTTCAGCGCAAGGAGTACAGAGACCTATTGGCCAGATTGGAGGAGGCAGAGCATCATAAAGCCAAGATAGAGCGGGAGAAGGAGGAGGCTAACGCAGAAAATGCAGAATTGTTGCAGAATTACAGTCGCCTTCAGAAGTCTGTAAATGAACTCCAGGATCGAGTCCAGGAACAGGAGGGGAAGTCTATGCTGAAAGCCCAGCATGACAATGAGATACAAGAGCTGAAAAAAGCTCTGGCAG gtgcaGAGAAAGAGATGGCTAGATTGAGGAGTCTCAGTGAG AGTGGTCCTACAGAAGAAGTGGAACATGCTGACATTCTGGAGCTCAACACCATTATTGATACCCTCAGGAAAGAGAAggaagagatggagagagaaaag CTTGCGTTAGTTGAGAGACTGACCCTGGCCGAGGAGAGACACAGGGCTCAAGAGTCAACAGGTGCTGTGGAACAGTCACAGGAAATTTCTGACCTAAAGAGCCAGCTAGACAGACGGGAGCAAGCACTAAAGCAAGCCCATCTTGATATAGAGACACTTAGTACTGAACTGGAAGAACTGGACAAGCAGAACCAGGAGGCAACACAG CATCTTATTGCAGTGAAGGACCAGCTGTCTCTGCAGAAAACTCAGGCTGAGGCAGAAGAAGCCCGTCTTCAGTCAGAACTCAGCT CTCTTGACCAGAGACGGACACTTCAACTGGAGCTGGAAGCTCAGGGGGAGAAGCTAAGTCAAAGTGCCTTCTCCTTGAATGAACTGCACATGGCAAAGCAGCAACTGGAAACCACAGTAAAGGagttgagggaaaagttgtgcAAGTCGCAGGATCTGGGCAGAGAGCTGCGGCAGGAGTCCTCCGACCTCAAGAGGGCACTtcaggagagagagacagaactTATTGCACTTCGTGAGGAGTTAAGTCATTCTGGGGAGCAAGGGAATGAGTTGGAGGGACACAGGAAGGTACTTGAGGCAAAGGATAAAGAGATTCTGGACTTAAGAACAGAGTTAGCAGAAATGAAGACTTCCTTCGAAAGGGCTGTTTCAGAGGActttgaattgaaaattgaaaatagGAAGTTGAAAGAAGAGAGCACTCAGGCTTTGGACAAGATAGACAGTTTGGAAAGGCAGATCCAAGATAATCAAGCCTCTCTGAGCAGGATGTCCCTGGAGAAAGATACCCGCATTGAAGCCTTGAAGCTAGAGAAAAGCCAGTTAGAATCTGAGCTGAGTCAAACTGAGAAGCAACTGTCAGATCAGACCAAACAGTATCAACAAACCATCGATGAACTGACCAGAGCACGCTCTATGGATGCTTCTGCACTGCAGACTGAACATGAGCGAATGGTGAAACTGAATCAGGAGAAAGATCTCACGATTGCAGAGCTCAGGCGTGAGATGGAGCAGATGGTCTCTGACCACAAAGACACCAGCGAGATGTTGGACATCACTGTGGCAGGTCAAAATCAACTCACCGAGCTTCTGCAGGAGAAGGACGCCTTTGCCGAAACCCTGAAAGCTCAAGCTGTGGAAATGCAACAGGAATTAGAGTGCAGTGTCCTAAGAGTAACTCAAGACTGTGACTCTCTGAGAAGGTCAGTGGAGGAGAAGGACAAACAGCTTGGAGCTATGAAGGAAGAAAACAGCCATCTGAAAGAAGAGATTGACCGTCTGAGGGACCAGCAAAGCAGACCGCAGTTATTGTCAGAGCCGCGGACACTGGACATCATCACAGAGCTTGAGACCGAGGTGAACCAGCTCAAAGCTGCCAGAGATCAACTCGAAGAAGAGGTCCAAGCTCTGAGAACGGTATCAGAGGAGCAGCAGGCCACAGCGCTGCAGTCCCAGCATTCTCTACAGATGCTACAGAGTGAACTAGAGCAAGCACGAACAAGACATGAACAAAGCTCACTCAATTATGAAAGACTCATCAATGCTAAGGATGAGGAGATTGCCCTGCTTCAGTCGGAAGTGGAGGGCCTAAGCACACAAGGACAGAGTCAAATACAGTCCGTTGACATCCTACAGGAGGACAAGACCCAGTCGTTGAATGGTGAAAATGGTAACGAGAAACATGACCTTTCAAAAGTAGAGATTGAAAAACTAGTGAAAGGGATCAGGGAGAAAGAGACTGAGATTAACCAGCTAAATGAGAAAAACCTCTCTCTAACCAAGCAGCTTGACCAACTTGTGGTCTCTCAAAATGAGCTGGGAAAACTGTCACAAATGGTTCTTCAAAAAGATCTAGAAATCCAGGCACTCCACGCTCGAGTGTCTGGTGGCCATGGTCAAGACGTGATGTTCCTGCAGCAGCAGCTGCAGGCATATGCGGTGGAACGTGAACAGGTGCTGGCCGTGCTCAACGAGAAAACCAGAGAGAACAGCCAACTGCGCTCAGACTACCATCGAATTATGGACATTGTTGCAGCCAAGGAAGCAGCCTTGTTGAAGCTCCAGCAAGAAAACCAGCGGCTCTCCACCATGAGCGACCCTTCAGGCAGTCAAGAGATGTTTCGTGAGACCATTCAGAACCTGTCCCGCATCATCCGTGAGAAGGATATCGAGATTGATGCCTTGACTCAGAAATGTCAGACCCTGGTCTCTGTCCTTCAGGCTTCTGGCGCCAGTGATTCCATGAGCGGTGGCTCAGGAGGCGTTAGCAGCAACCAGTTTGAGGAGCTCCTACAAGAACGTGACACCCTCAAACAACAAGTGAAGAAGATGGAAGAGTGGAAACAGCAGGTGATCACGACGGTGAGGAACATGCAGCATGAATCTGCTCAGTTGCAAGAGGAGCTCCTCAGGCTGCAGGGGCAGGTTTCTGCCGACAGCGACTGCAGCTCAAAGCTCTCGGTGGATTACGCCAGACTTATTCAGAGCTAtgaacagaaagagaaaaagctGGGATTGCTGAATCAAGAGCTGGCACAGGTGCAGCAGAGCATCAGCAAGCTGAGCAGCACCAAAGACGTGCTGCTTGGGAAGCTAGGCAGTGTCAAGCAATCCCCAGAAATTTCTGCTACAATTGCTACCCAGGCTTTTGATACGCCAAATCTGAAGGGGGCAGCACTACCTGGCCAAGATGAGAGTCTACATCAGGAGTTGCAGTCAATGCAGAGAACATTAGCAGAGAAGGAGAGCATGATAAGAACTCTGCAGGAAAACAATCATCGCTTGTCAAATTCTGCATCTCTGTCTGAAAGTGAGCAGAGAAGCCATGCAGAGGAGCTCAAGCAGGCCAGAGAGAAGCAAGAATCGCTACAGCGCTCCCTCAGAGAGAAAGATCTTCTCATTAAGACCAAGGGAGACCAGCTCAGTCAG GTGAGTGAAAATTTACGTAACCGAGAGAATGACAACGAGGTCTTGAAGCAGGCTGTGACGAACCTCAAGGAGCGTGCGCTGATCCTGGAACTCGATGTGAAGAAATTAAAGGAGGAGAATGAAGCGATAGCAGCAAAAGCTCGCGAGAAAGAGACAGAGTTCCGTGCCCTGCAGGAGACCAACATGCAGGTGTCGCTGTTGCTTCGGGAACGAGAGTTTCAGTTCAGTGCTGTGAATGAAAAGGCCACTGCCATGGAGAAGATGCTAAAAGATAAAGAGCAG GGTAAATCTGGTGAGCTGAACCAACTGTTGAATGAAGTTAGGTCCATGCAGGACAAGGCAGTGTTGTTTCAGCAGGAAAGAGATCAGGTGATGATGGCcctcaaacagaaacaaatgGAGACATCTGCTTTGCAGAGTGAG CTGCAGCACACGCGTGATAAGGAGCAGCGCCTGAAGCAGGAGGTGGAGCGTTTGCGCAATCACCTGATAGAGATTGAGGATTCGTACACTCGTGAGGCTTTGGCAGCTGAGGACAGAGAGGGAGAGCTGAGACGCAGAGTGACACTCCTAGAAGAGCGGCTGGCGTCTTCCTCTAACGCCGTGGAGAGCGCAAG TCAGCAGGCAAGCCTGCAGGTGGAGTCTCTTCAGGAACAGCTAAATGGTGCTGTCAGACAAAGAGATGAAGCACTTATTCAGCTCCGTGCCTCTCAGGATCAGGTCAACCAGTACGCAGTGTCACTCTCTAACCTGCAGATGGTGCTAGAACAGTTTCAACAAG AAGAAAAAGCCATGTACTCAGCAGAACTGGAAAAAcacaagagagaaaaagaggagtGGAGAAATAAAGCAGAAAATCTTGGGGATCACGCAGCTGCTTTGCAA ATAAACTTGGATGAAGCGAACGCAGCTCTAGAATCTGCCTCCCGCCTCACTGACCAACTGGACCTCAAAGAGGAACAGATAGAAGATCTGAAGAAACAAG tgGATGTGAGACAGGAGATGTTGGAAGAGGCTCAGAGGAAACTGATGAACCTCCTGAACACCACCGAAGGCAAAGTGGATAA GGTTCTGATGAAGAATCTTTACCTGGGCTATTTTCATACCCCCCAAAACAAGCGCTCTGAGGTGCTGAGGCTTATGGGTAATGTGCTTGGGTTGGACCGAGATGAGGTGGGCGAG CTGTTACAAGAAGAGGGCAAGACTGGGGTGACCGGATGGGTCTCGAGTTGGCTGGGAGGCAGAGCTGTTCAGAGTGTACCCAACACCCCACAAAGGCCTACACACGCACAGAACCTCAATTCG TCCTTCTCTGAGATGTTTGTGAAGTTCCTGGAGGTAGAGTCTACTCCTGCACGTCCTGCCCCTAAACTGCCTGTTTATGACATCAAGCCTCTGAGTGCGCCCCCACCTGGCCGGAGTACTGCTACCACACCTGCATCAG GTGTTTCAGGCTCAGGTAAGCGCACTGGGGATTCAAACCCTTTCCTGGCGCCCCGCTCTGCTGCCGTACCCCTCCTCAATACTGCAAGTGCAGGCAGCACTGCAGGTGCTGGGGGCCACCTGCTTATGAAGCCCATCTCAGACGCCCTGCCAACATTCACACCTGTACCTGTGTCAGCTGAGGCCAGCGGTGGGGCCGTGCTGAAAGATTTACTCAAGCAGTGA